A genome region from Chlorobaculum tepidum TLS includes the following:
- the lptG gene encoding LPS export ABC transporter permease LptG produces MNDGKATPGEAGCRENQLLKLPGFGNFTIIDRYIARQFLTIFLFALASFAALFILINLVENLDRFLDRHISFGRILIYYLSGLPDTFLLTSPLSVLLASLFVTGKLSMQSELPALKSAGMSLSRLMKPFLLVTMAIAALNTINSCFIAPAMYDWSKGFEKRYLKKQQDNGEEPLHIRESNNRILTVAKIGPDKKSATTVSLETFNGSQIVSRIDADSLRIITRHKYWIFYNTKQRTFSKGAETLVTRAGADTLKLSLAPNTFKMIDTDPDEMNIVQHIDFIWQKARSGLPGLERATVKLHTKLALPLASMIIVLIGVPLSSKKKRSGLAVEISISLLIGLLYLGMLKTIGSLGYDGLLNPVLAAWLPDILFIIAGTFLYRSADH; encoded by the coding sequence ATGAACGACGGCAAAGCGACACCGGGCGAGGCGGGCTGCCGGGAGAATCAACTCCTGAAGCTGCCTGGCTTCGGCAATTTCACGATCATCGATCGCTACATCGCCCGCCAGTTTCTGACGATCTTCCTGTTTGCCCTCGCGAGCTTCGCCGCGCTCTTTATCCTGATCAATCTGGTCGAAAATCTCGACCGGTTTTTGGACCGGCACATTTCGTTCGGCAGGATTCTCATCTACTACCTTAGCGGCCTGCCGGACACCTTCCTTTTGACATCGCCTCTCAGCGTGTTGCTCGCATCACTCTTCGTCACCGGCAAGCTCTCGATGCAGAGTGAGCTGCCTGCACTGAAATCGGCGGGCATGAGCCTGTCGCGCCTGATGAAACCGTTTCTTTTGGTGACGATGGCGATCGCGGCACTCAACACGATCAACTCTTGCTTCATCGCTCCGGCGATGTACGACTGGTCGAAAGGATTCGAAAAACGCTACCTGAAAAAACAACAGGATAACGGCGAAGAACCGCTGCACATCCGGGAATCGAACAACCGAATCCTGACCGTTGCCAAGATCGGTCCCGACAAGAAAAGCGCGACGACCGTCTCGCTCGAAACGTTCAACGGAAGCCAGATCGTCTCGCGTATCGACGCCGACTCGCTCCGGATCATCACCCGTCACAAGTACTGGATTTTCTACAACACGAAACAGCGCACCTTCTCGAAAGGCGCCGAAACCCTCGTGACCAGAGCGGGCGCGGACACCCTGAAGCTCTCGCTGGCACCCAATACGTTCAAGATGATCGACACCGACCCGGACGAAATGAACATCGTGCAGCACATCGATTTCATCTGGCAAAAAGCGCGCTCGGGACTGCCAGGACTCGAACGGGCGACGGTCAAGCTGCACACCAAGCTCGCCCTGCCGCTGGCCAGCATGATCATCGTGCTGATCGGCGTACCGCTCTCCTCGAAAAAAAAACGTAGCGGCCTGGCGGTGGAGATTTCCATCAGCCTGCTCATCGGGCTTCTCTATCTCGGTATGCTCAAAACAATCGGCAGCCTCGGCTACGACGGTCTGTTAAACCCGGTGCTCGCAGCGTGGCTGCCCGATATTCTCTTCATCATTGCCGGTACGTTTCTGTACCGCTCAGCCGACCACTGA
- a CDS encoding valine--tRNA ligase → MSDHSAQNLEKTYNHHEVEERWRSAHWEAIGTFHAEHSRVLKEGATPYTVLMPPPNVTGSLTLGHVLNHTLQDIFIRYARMMGKEALWLPGTDHAGIATQTVVEKKLRKEGVTRHDLGRRDFLDKVWEWREEYGGLILRQLRKLGISCDWRRNLFTMDERASEAVINTFVALYREGLIYRGRRIINWCPVSQTALSDEEVIMKSRRDKLVYISYPLAKDPTRSITIATVRPETILADVAIAVNPNDERYADLIGELVIVPIAGRHVPVIADDYVDIEFGTGALKITPAHDPNDYEVAKRHNLPVFSVIGKDARMTDECGYAGMDRFDARDKIVADLAELGYLVKLEEYEHNVGYSERADVVVEPYLSEQWFVKMQPLAEPALKVVNDGEIRFHPEHWINTYRHWMENIQDWCISRQLWWGHRIPAWYDDKGNVWVASSYEEACHLAGTDKLSQDEDVLDTWFSSWLWPLTTLGWTGPHSDNDDLRAFYPTDTLVTGPDIIFFWVARMIMAGLHFKGDVPFRDVYFTSIIRDMKGRKLSKSLGNSPDPLKVIDTYGTDALRFTIVYIAPLGQDVLFGEEKCELGRNFATKIWNASRFVFMQREKLFATREEFVEAFANFTPQRELMSSAGRWLMSRYNAMLERYHQAMANFKVNDMVKIVHEFFWGDYCDWYVEALKSELTGDITEERGRHAVCLAVSVLEGVLKALHPVMPFITDEIWHAIAPRSAEETIATEAMPQPDASWRGEDAAAFDLVRNMVSEIRSLRSAFNVPHDLRAQAVIRASSPAALVALQTGRAIFPAMTKCEVELGESVERPAHSAASVVDGNELFIKLEGLISFEKEKQRLEKEITKVTAYIESLEKKLSNEKFVSNAPADVVAKEKEKLEESRSMVLKLQGNLEVLS, encoded by the coding sequence ATGAGTGACCATTCTGCGCAGAATCTCGAGAAAACCTATAACCACCACGAAGTTGAAGAGCGCTGGCGAAGCGCGCACTGGGAGGCGATCGGCACGTTCCATGCCGAACACTCGCGAGTGCTCAAAGAGGGCGCAACGCCCTACACGGTGCTGATGCCGCCGCCGAATGTGACTGGCAGCTTGACGCTGGGCCACGTGCTGAACCACACGCTTCAGGACATCTTCATCCGCTACGCCCGCATGATGGGCAAGGAGGCGCTGTGGCTGCCCGGCACCGATCATGCAGGCATCGCAACACAGACGGTGGTGGAGAAGAAGCTGCGCAAGGAGGGGGTGACGCGTCACGATCTCGGACGCCGCGACTTTCTCGACAAGGTGTGGGAGTGGCGCGAGGAGTACGGCGGCCTGATTCTGCGCCAGCTCCGTAAGCTTGGAATCTCCTGCGACTGGCGGCGCAACCTCTTTACTATGGACGAGCGCGCCTCGGAGGCGGTTATCAACACCTTCGTCGCACTCTACCGCGAGGGGCTGATCTACCGTGGCCGCCGCATCATCAACTGGTGCCCGGTTTCGCAGACGGCGCTGTCGGACGAAGAGGTCATCATGAAGTCGCGGCGTGACAAGCTGGTCTATATCAGCTACCCGCTCGCCAAAGATCCGACGCGCTCGATTACCATTGCCACGGTGCGTCCGGAGACGATTCTGGCTGACGTGGCCATCGCGGTTAATCCGAACGACGAGCGCTATGCCGACCTGATCGGCGAGCTGGTCATCGTGCCGATTGCCGGACGCCACGTGCCAGTCATCGCCGATGATTACGTCGATATCGAGTTCGGTACCGGCGCGCTGAAGATCACGCCGGCGCACGACCCGAACGATTACGAGGTGGCTAAACGCCACAACCTTCCGGTCTTCTCGGTGATTGGCAAGGACGCCCGCATGACCGACGAGTGCGGCTACGCAGGCATGGATCGCTTCGATGCGCGAGACAAGATCGTCGCTGATCTGGCGGAGCTGGGTTATCTGGTCAAATTGGAGGAGTACGAGCACAACGTGGGCTACTCCGAGCGCGCTGACGTGGTGGTCGAGCCGTACCTCTCCGAGCAGTGGTTTGTCAAAATGCAGCCGCTCGCCGAACCGGCGCTGAAGGTGGTCAACGACGGTGAAATCCGCTTCCACCCGGAGCACTGGATCAACACCTACCGCCACTGGATGGAGAACATCCAGGACTGGTGCATTTCGCGCCAGCTCTGGTGGGGCCACCGTATTCCGGCCTGGTACGACGACAAGGGCAACGTCTGGGTCGCGTCGTCCTACGAAGAGGCGTGCCACCTGGCGGGCACCGACAAGCTTTCGCAGGACGAGGATGTGCTCGACACCTGGTTCTCGTCGTGGCTTTGGCCGCTGACCACGCTCGGCTGGACAGGCCCGCACAGCGACAATGATGATCTCCGGGCTTTCTACCCGACCGACACCTTGGTGACCGGCCCGGACATCATCTTCTTCTGGGTTGCCCGCATGATTATGGCCGGGCTGCACTTCAAGGGCGACGTCCCGTTCCGCGACGTCTATTTTACCAGCATCATCCGCGACATGAAAGGGCGCAAGCTCTCCAAATCGCTCGGCAACTCGCCCGACCCGCTCAAGGTGATCGACACCTACGGCACCGACGCCCTGCGCTTCACCATCGTCTATATCGCGCCGCTCGGCCAGGATGTGCTCTTCGGCGAGGAGAAGTGCGAGCTTGGCCGCAACTTCGCCACCAAAATCTGGAACGCCTCGCGCTTCGTCTTCATGCAGCGCGAAAAGCTCTTCGCCACCCGAGAGGAGTTCGTCGAAGCGTTCGCGAACTTCACGCCTCAACGCGAGCTGATGTCATCTGCTGGACGTTGGCTCATGTCCCGCTACAATGCGATGCTCGAACGGTACCACCAGGCGATGGCGAACTTCAAGGTGAACGACATGGTGAAGATCGTGCACGAGTTCTTCTGGGGTGACTACTGCGACTGGTACGTCGAGGCGCTCAAGAGCGAGCTGACGGGCGACATCACCGAGGAGCGCGGACGCCACGCGGTCTGCCTCGCAGTTTCCGTGCTCGAAGGCGTGCTTAAGGCGCTGCATCCGGTGATGCCGTTCATCACCGACGAAATCTGGCATGCTATCGCGCCGCGCAGCGCCGAAGAGACTATCGCCACCGAGGCAATGCCGCAGCCCGATGCGTCGTGGAGGGGTGAAGATGCCGCTGCGTTTGACCTGGTGCGCAATATGGTGTCGGAAATCCGCAGCCTCCGCTCGGCCTTCAACGTGCCGCACGACCTGCGCGCGCAGGCTGTCATCAGGGCCTCGTCGCCTGCCGCGCTTGTTGCGCTTCAGACCGGACGGGCCATCTTTCCAGCCATGACAAAATGCGAAGTCGAGCTTGGCGAAAGCGTTGAAAGGCCTGCTCACTCGGCGGCTTCGGTGGTGGATGGTAATGAACTTTTTATCAAGCTGGAAGGGTTGATTTCGTTCGAAAAGGAAAAACAACGTCTGGAGAAAGAGATCACGAAGGTCACTGCCTACATTGAATCGTTGGAGAAAAAGCTTTCAAACGAAAAGTTTGTGTCAAACGCTCCAGCCGATGTGGTGGCGAAGGAGAAAGAAAAACTCGAAGAGTCGCGCTCAATGGTGTTGAAGCTGCAAGGGAACCTCGAAGTTCTCTCGTAA
- a CDS encoding sigma-70 family RNA polymerase sigma factor: MRQLKISKQITNRESLSLDRYLQEIGKYDLLTAEDEVKLTRAIKEGYDMPVDTVEYKRAKRALDKLIKGNLRFVVSVAKQYQNQGLTLGDLINEGNLGLIKAAKRFDETRGFKFISYAVWWIRQSILQALAEQSRIVRLPLNRVGTLNKISKAYSQLEQEYERDPNTKELADLLDMDSQDVADTLKIAGRHVSVDAPFAQGDDNRLLDVLQNDGHMPDYTLNRDSLSLEVERSLSVLAPREADVIRSYFGIGMDNPLTLEEIGEKFKLTRERVRQIKEKAIRRLRQSAYNKVLKEYIGS, encoded by the coding sequence ATGAGGCAATTGAAAATCAGTAAACAGATTACAAACAGGGAGAGTCTCTCCCTTGATCGTTACCTTCAGGAGATTGGCAAGTACGATCTGTTGACCGCTGAAGACGAGGTGAAGCTCACGAGGGCCATCAAGGAAGGTTACGACATGCCGGTTGATACCGTCGAGTACAAACGTGCCAAGCGTGCGCTCGACAAGCTGATCAAGGGTAACCTGCGCTTCGTGGTTTCGGTGGCCAAGCAGTATCAGAACCAGGGGCTGACTCTCGGCGACCTCATCAACGAGGGCAACCTCGGCCTGATCAAGGCGGCCAAGCGTTTCGACGAAACCCGAGGTTTCAAGTTTATCTCCTACGCCGTGTGGTGGATTCGCCAGTCGATCCTCCAGGCGCTCGCCGAGCAGTCGAGGATTGTGCGCCTGCCACTCAACCGCGTCGGCACGCTGAACAAGATCAGCAAGGCGTACAGCCAGCTGGAGCAGGAGTACGAGCGCGACCCCAACACCAAGGAGCTGGCCGACCTGCTCGACATGGACTCGCAGGACGTGGCCGATACCCTCAAGATCGCCGGACGCCACGTCTCGGTCGATGCGCCCTTTGCGCAGGGTGACGACAACCGCCTGCTCGACGTGTTGCAGAACGACGGCCACATGCCGGATTACACCCTGAACCGCGACTCGCTCAGCCTCGAAGTCGAGCGTTCGCTTTCGGTGCTCGCGCCGAGAGAGGCTGACGTCATCCGCTCCTACTTCGGCATTGGCATGGACAATCCGCTCACCCTGGAAGAGATCGGTGAAAAGTTCAAGCTTACTCGCGAGCGAGTCCGCCAGATCAAGGAAAAAGCGATCCGCCGTCTCCGCCAGTCCGCCTACAACAAGGTGCTCAAGGAGTACATTGGCAGCTGA
- a CDS encoding SAM hydrolase/SAM-dependent halogenase family protein, producing the protein MFQPPLIAFLTDFGLEDAFVGVMKGVIATICREAQVIDLTHAISAQNVRQAAFHLDRSISYFPAETIFVCVVDPGVGTARRAIGVEAGPYRFIAPDNGLLTPVFERWADAKCHELTNPAYQLANPSATFHGRDLFSPAAAHLATGVPLNAFGSAIDVANCTRIELWQNKPCDNGKVWTGEVIATDHFGNLITSFEASMLSDGEDWTVKAGNAEPLPILRTYGEVEQGKPLAYIGSSGMIEIAIRNGSASAELRVGGGDEVELRKG; encoded by the coding sequence ATGTTCCAGCCGCCGCTCATAGCGTTCCTGACCGATTTCGGCCTCGAAGACGCCTTCGTCGGCGTCATGAAAGGGGTGATCGCCACAATCTGCCGCGAAGCGCAAGTCATTGACCTCACGCACGCCATCAGCGCCCAGAACGTCCGGCAGGCGGCCTTCCACCTCGACCGTTCCATTAGCTACTTTCCCGCTGAAACGATCTTCGTCTGCGTCGTCGATCCCGGCGTCGGCACCGCCCGCCGCGCCATCGGCGTCGAAGCCGGGCCATACCGCTTCATCGCGCCCGACAACGGTCTCCTCACGCCGGTCTTCGAACGCTGGGCGGACGCAAAATGCCACGAGCTGACGAACCCCGCCTACCAGCTCGCGAATCCGAGCGCCACTTTCCACGGCCGCGACCTCTTCTCCCCTGCCGCCGCCCACCTCGCCACCGGAGTACCTTTGAACGCCTTCGGTTCGGCGATTGACGTCGCGAACTGCACAAGAATCGAGCTATGGCAAAACAAACCGTGCGATAACGGCAAAGTCTGGACCGGAGAGGTGATTGCAACCGACCACTTCGGCAACCTCATCACCTCGTTTGAAGCATCAATGCTTTCGGATGGAGAGGACTGGACGGTCAAGGCAGGAAACGCCGAACCGCTGCCAATCCTCCGAACCTACGGCGAAGTCGAGCAGGGCAAACCACTCGCCTACATTGGCAGCAGCGGGATGATCGAGATTGCGATCCGGAACGGGAGCGCAAGTGCGGAGTTAAGGGTTGGCGGGGGAGATGAGGTGGAATTGCGTAAGGGTTAA
- the clpP gene encoding ATP-dependent Clp endopeptidase proteolytic subunit ClpP: MANINFGFDHHAKKLYSGAIENSINSQLVPMVIETSGRGERAFDIFSRLLRERIIFLGSPIDEHVAGLIIAQLIFLESEDPERDIYIYINSPGGSVSAGLGIYDTMQYIRPDISTVCVGMAASMGAFLLASGTSGKRASLPHSRIMIHQPSGGAQGQETDILIQAREIEKIRHLLEDLLAKHTGQEVSRIREDSERDRWMSAVEAKEYGLIDQIFEKRPAPKSEE, translated from the coding sequence TTCGACCATCACGCAAAAAAACTCTACTCCGGAGCGATTGAAAACAGCATCAACAGCCAGCTCGTGCCGATGGTCATCGAGACCTCGGGACGCGGCGAGCGTGCGTTCGATATCTTTTCCCGTCTGCTCAGGGAGCGCATCATTTTTCTCGGCTCTCCCATCGACGAGCATGTGGCCGGTCTGATCATTGCGCAGCTCATCTTCCTCGAATCGGAAGACCCGGAGCGCGACATCTACATCTACATCAACTCACCCGGCGGCAGCGTTTCGGCAGGGCTCGGCATCTACGATACGATGCAGTACATCCGCCCGGATATTTCGACGGTGTGCGTCGGCATGGCAGCCAGCATGGGCGCGTTCCTGCTCGCCAGCGGCACCTCGGGCAAGCGGGCTTCGCTTCCGCACTCGCGCATCATGATCCACCAGCCTTCGGGCGGCGCACAGGGCCAGGAGACCGACATCCTCATTCAGGCCCGCGAGATAGAAAAGATCCGCCACCTGCTCGAAGATCTGCTTGCAAAGCATACCGGTCAGGAGGTATCGAGAATCCGCGAAGATTCCGAGCGTGACCGCTGGATGAGCGCCGTAGAGGCGAAGGAGTACGGCTTGATCGACCAGATTTTCGAGAAACGTCCGGCTCCTAAAAGTGAGGAGTGA
- a CDS encoding M16 family metallopeptidase translates to MTETKTNQNESYPYTTVPGDALQTRIYTLKNGLTVYMSPYHDEPRIYTSIAVRAGSKNDPAETTGLAHYLEHMLFKGTDSIGSIDYAKEHTELEKIIELYEQYRATSDPEHRAAIYRDIDSISNVAAQFTVPNEYDKLLNSIGAKGTNAYTWVEQTVYINDIPSNELDRWLTIEAERFRNPVMRLFHTELETVYEEKNMTMDSDSRKLWEELFKGLFTKHTYGTQTTIGKAEHLKKPSIKNVIDYYRSWYVPNNMALCIAGDFDPDATIRLIDEKFSKLEPKPVPEFHPPVEPEITRPVVKTVTGPEAEELVLGFRFGGADSDDADMLTLIDKILFNQTAGLIDLNLNQQQKVLEGGSMLVLMKDYSVHILSAKPRDGQSLDEVKALLLEQLDLVKKGEFPDWLVTAVINDLKLEELKAFESNRGRSEAFVDTFVWGMDWARQVNRFKRLEKITKAEIVEFAKQHYAQNYVAVYKKHGQRKSEAKIQKPPITPIKVNRDRSSVFAKNLLAKKSSKVQPVFVDFKKDIGYYDITPEISLNYVPNRENELYSLYFMFDAGSNLNRKIDTALDYLSYLGTSRLSPAEFSQELYRLGAQFTVQTSDNYVYLKLSGLKENFPQAISLLDELLRDAQPDAPALEKLKEGIRKERADEKLSKRKILFEAMVNYGKYGPKSPFTNVLSDEEIDKLTPEELLGEIKHFMNYRHRVLYYGPDSPETLMTELRTMHHFGQSFQPVPVTDPFEELKTAKNHVYVVDYDMTQAEIIMLSRGAVYDASKVPLVTLFNEYYGGGMSSVVFQEMREAKALAYSVFSVYRLPKEKDRHSYVFSYIGTQADKLPEALDGFNELMQKLPESPELFASAKAGIDQKIRTERITKGDVLFALEEARRLGLDHDIRQDVFREVPGMSFSDIEQFHETRFRNKPQIMLVLGKKEQLDLETLRKYGDISFLTLREIFGY, encoded by the coding sequence ATGACAGAAACCAAGACGAACCAGAACGAAAGTTATCCATACACCACCGTCCCCGGCGACGCGCTTCAAACGCGGATTTACACGCTGAAAAACGGCCTCACGGTCTATATGAGTCCCTACCACGACGAGCCGCGAATCTACACCTCCATCGCCGTGCGGGCGGGCAGCAAGAACGACCCCGCCGAGACCACCGGCCTGGCGCACTACCTCGAACACATGCTCTTCAAGGGCACCGATTCGATCGGCTCGATCGACTACGCGAAAGAGCATACGGAGCTTGAAAAAATCATCGAGCTGTACGAACAGTACCGCGCCACGAGCGATCCGGAGCACCGCGCGGCGATCTACCGCGACATAGACAGCATCTCGAACGTGGCGGCGCAGTTCACCGTGCCGAACGAGTACGACAAACTGCTCAACTCCATCGGCGCGAAGGGCACCAACGCTTACACCTGGGTCGAGCAGACAGTCTACATCAACGATATTCCATCCAACGAACTCGACCGCTGGCTGACCATTGAGGCCGAGCGCTTCCGCAATCCGGTGATGCGCCTCTTCCACACCGAGCTGGAAACGGTCTACGAAGAGAAGAACATGACGATGGACAGCGACAGCCGCAAGCTCTGGGAGGAGCTGTTCAAGGGGCTGTTCACCAAGCACACCTACGGCACGCAGACCACCATCGGCAAGGCGGAGCACCTCAAGAAGCCGTCGATCAAGAACGTCATCGACTACTACCGCTCCTGGTACGTGCCGAACAACATGGCCCTCTGCATCGCGGGCGACTTCGATCCCGACGCGACGATCCGCCTGATCGACGAGAAGTTCTCGAAGCTCGAACCCAAGCCGGTGCCAGAGTTCCATCCGCCGGTCGAACCCGAGATCACCAGGCCGGTCGTCAAAACCGTCACCGGCCCGGAGGCGGAGGAGCTGGTGCTCGGCTTCCGCTTCGGCGGAGCAGATTCGGATGATGCCGACATGCTGACACTGATCGACAAGATTCTCTTCAACCAGACCGCAGGCCTGATCGACCTGAACCTCAACCAGCAGCAGAAGGTGCTCGAAGGCGGCTCGATGCTGGTACTGATGAAGGACTACTCGGTCCACATCCTCAGCGCCAAGCCGCGCGACGGCCAGAGCCTCGACGAGGTGAAGGCGCTCCTGCTCGAACAGCTCGATCTCGTCAAAAAAGGCGAGTTCCCCGACTGGCTGGTGACAGCGGTCATCAACGATCTCAAGCTCGAAGAGCTGAAAGCGTTCGAGTCGAACCGTGGCCGCTCGGAGGCATTCGTTGACACCTTCGTCTGGGGAATGGACTGGGCGCGGCAGGTCAACCGCTTCAAGCGGCTCGAAAAGATCACGAAGGCAGAGATCGTCGAGTTCGCGAAACAGCACTACGCTCAGAACTACGTCGCCGTCTACAAAAAACACGGCCAGCGCAAAAGCGAGGCCAAAATCCAGAAGCCGCCAATCACGCCGATCAAAGTCAATCGCGACCGCTCGTCGGTGTTCGCCAAAAACCTGCTCGCGAAAAAGAGCAGCAAGGTGCAACCCGTGTTCGTCGATTTCAAAAAGGACATCGGCTACTACGACATCACACCGGAGATCAGCCTCAACTATGTGCCGAACCGGGAGAACGAGCTGTATAGCCTCTACTTCATGTTCGACGCGGGATCGAACCTGAACCGCAAGATCGACACGGCGCTCGACTACCTGTCGTACCTCGGCACCTCACGCCTTTCGCCCGCGGAGTTCAGCCAGGAGCTGTATCGCCTCGGCGCACAGTTCACGGTGCAGACTTCAGATAATTACGTTTACCTCAAGCTCTCCGGCCTTAAGGAGAACTTCCCGCAGGCCATCTCTCTGCTCGACGAGCTGCTCCGTGACGCGCAGCCCGACGCTCCGGCGCTCGAAAAGCTCAAGGAGGGCATCCGCAAGGAGCGTGCTGACGAGAAGCTCTCAAAGCGTAAAATCCTCTTCGAGGCGATGGTCAATTACGGTAAATACGGCCCGAAGTCGCCCTTCACCAACGTCCTGAGTGACGAAGAGATCGACAAACTGACGCCTGAAGAGCTGCTTGGCGAAATCAAACACTTCATGAACTACCGCCACCGGGTGCTCTACTACGGCCCGGATTCGCCGGAAACGCTGATGACGGAATTGCGCACCATGCACCACTTTGGTCAGTCGTTCCAGCCGGTGCCCGTGACCGATCCATTCGAGGAACTCAAGACCGCGAAAAACCACGTCTATGTGGTCGATTACGACATGACCCAGGCCGAAATCATCATGCTCTCGCGAGGCGCGGTATACGACGCCTCGAAGGTGCCGCTCGTCACACTCTTCAACGAATACTACGGTGGCGGCATGTCGTCGGTGGTCTTCCAGGAGATGCGCGAGGCCAAGGCGCTTGCCTACTCAGTCTTTTCGGTCTACCGCCTGCCGAAGGAGAAGGATCGCCACAGCTACGTGTTCAGCTACATCGGCACGCAGGCAGACAAGCTGCCCGAGGCGCTCGACGGATTCAACGAGCTGATGCAGAAGCTGCCCGAATCGCCAGAGCTGTTCGCCTCGGCCAAGGCGGGTATCGACCAGAAGATCCGCACCGAGCGAATCACCAAGGGAGATGTACTCTTCGCCCTCGAAGAGGCGCGACGCCTCGGCCTCGACCACGACATCCGGCAGGATGTGTTCCGCGAAGTGCCCGGCATGAGTTTCAGCGACATCGAGCAGTTCCACGAAACGCGCTTCCGTAACAAGCCACAGATCATGCTGGTGCTCGGCAAGAAAGAGCAACTCGATCTGGAGACACTTCGCAAATATGGCGACATCAGCTTCCTGACGCTCAGGGAGATTTTCGGCTACTGA